TAATTTTCCTGTACCTTTTCCATGAATAATATAACCTCCATTTGAATTAGATGCAGATAAATCAGATATAAATTTTTCAACATCTGGCAAAGCTTCTTCAACAGTCATTCCTCTTATATCAATTTCATTTTTTACATTTTTTATTATAGGAATTTGATTAATTGAAGTAATGCTATTTTTTAATCGTTCTTTTTCAAATTTAATATCATTTATTGAGACGCTCAATTCAAAAGGTTTATTAATAAATTTTACTAATATCTTTTCTCCTTTTATGTTAACAATTTTGGCTTTTTCACCAGAAATATTTACAATATCCCCAATTTTTATATCTTTTTTCGGAGTGTTTTTAATATTAATTTTTAATTCATTTAATTCGGATTTTTTATTTTCAATTTTTTTGCTTAGATCTCTAATTTTATTTAAATCTTTCTCTTTTTTTAAAGTATTAATATACAGATCTATATCTTTCTTTAGTTTTCTCAAATAATCTTTATATTTTTTTATTTCATTATCAATCTTTTCAATTTCTTTTTTTCTCAATAATTCTAATTTTTTTTCTAAATCCTGTTTCAGGATAACAACTTCTTTATGTTTTGTTTTATGCGCCTCTTTTTCTTTTTCTAATTCTTCGTAAATTTGGGTTAGATTTTCCAATATTTTTTCATCAAAAACTTGTTCTTTACTCAAAAAATTACTTGCTTTAAGTAAAACATCTTCAGGAAGTCCTAATTTTTCTGCAATATCAATAGCATGGGAAGCTCCGGGAACACCAACTAATAATTTATAAGTGGGAGATAATGTTTCTTTATCAAATCCCATGGAAGCTGAGAGTAAATTTGTATTTTCTATTGAAAAAATTTTTACAGCAGATAAATGCGATGTAATAAAAAAAGTTGATTTTAATTCAATCAATTTTTCAATAATTGCAAGAGCCAACGCAGAGCCTTCTATTGGATCTGTTCCTGTACCTAATTCATCAATTAAAACTAAGGAATTTTCATTAGCGTTATCAAGAATGTATTTAACATTATTTAAATGTGCAGAAAATGTACTTAATGTCTGTTCAATACTTTGTTCATCGCCTATATCGGTAAAAACATTTTTAAAAAAAGGAATTTTTGCGCTATAGACTGGAATTGGAAGTAAAGCATGAGAGAGGACAATACTAAGACCTACAGATTTTAATACAACTGTTTTTCCGCCAGTATTAGGTCCTGTAATAATCATTCCTAATTTATTTTCTGGTAATTTTAAGTTAACAGGAATAACTTTTTCTTTTTCTATTAATGGATGTCTAATCCCATCTAAGTAAATAATATGGTTATTTTTATCTGGTAAAGAAAAAACATATCCCATTTTTTTAGAATATCTAAATTTTGCATTTAAACCATCAATATACTCTATGGTATTAATAGTTTTAGTTATATTATATAAGTTTTTTGTTGTTTCTAAAAAAATTTGACCCAATATTCTTGTAATTTCAGCTTTTTCTGAAGCTATTAAATCAGATAATTCAGAGTTTAATTTTCCAATTTCATATGGTTCTATATAAACAGAAACACCAGTATCAGAATAAGCAATTATATTCCCATCAATTTTATTTTTATGTTCCGAACGAATGACGATACAATATCTATTATTTTTTAATGTTGGTTGTTCTAATGATATGTATTTATGATATTTTGAAATTATTTTTTTTAAGGATGAATATAAATTCTTTTTAGTATTTTCAATTTTTTTTCTTAGTTTCCTTAAATTATCACTAGCAGTATCTTTTATATTGCCATCTTGGTCAATAGACTTTTCTATGAGTTTTACCAGATTTGAAGTATTAGGTATAGAGTAAATTATTTTTTCTAATTTATTATAACCATTCAAAAGTTTTTTGTTTTCTTCTAATATATTTATAGATTGAGATAAAAAATCTGATATTTTTTTATATTCTATAGAAGATAAGTAAATATTGTTTTTTAATTTATCAATTTCAGTATAAATAGAAGGTATACCTCTCAAATCAAATTCGCCATTTTTTGTTGTAAAATTTATAAATTCTTCTAAAATTTCATATTCAGTTTTTAATAAATCATAATCTTTTATATACTTGAAATTATTTACAATATAATTTTTTCCATATTCGGAAATAGCAAATTTTGAAATGTTTTCTAAGATTTTTTTTATTTCCAAATCTTTATATGTTTTTTGATTCATTAATTAAAAAAGCACCTCCACTCCTAAAGAAACGGGAATATAATTAATTGTTACCATTTGATTATCTGTAGTAAAGTATCTTGATTCATATCCTCCAAAAAAGAAAATATTAAAGGATGTAATTTTATATGACAAACCAATATTAATATTTATTAAGGAAGAAAGAGATTTAAATTGATCTTCAGTATGAATACCGCCTAATGCTAATACATTAAATTTTGTATTAAATAAAAACTCTGTGTTATAAATAGTCATAATTCCTAATTCATATCCAATATTTTCAATAATTGAATTTAACTCTTTTAATTGTGATTGAGTAATATTGTCATAAATTGTATATCCAAAATATGGACCAAATAGCATTTCAGGAGAATCTTCAGCTGGATACATAATTCCTATTTTTAAAGAATAATAATCAAATTTTTTAAAACTATCATCCCAATTTGCAATGTCTAAAGAGGTGGAAGATGATGTAATACCATATGTACCAATAGTCATTAAATTAAAAGAAAAACCAAAAGATAGAAGCAAAATTATAAATAAAAAAATTAATTTTTTCTTCATTTCCTTCTCCCCTTTCAAACAATTATTTTACTTTTTCCGAAGATAAAATAATATTTTTTAATTTTTCAGGTTTTACAACAAATTCATCAAGAAGTTCTTTTCTAGTTCCTTGCGGGATGAAAAAGTCATCAATACCAAAAGTAAATAAATTACAACTAATATTATTTTTTAGTATATAAGTTTTTATTTCTTCATTAAAACCACCTTTTAAGCTGTTTTCTTCTATTGTAATTACATTAACATCATTTTTTATATATAAATTCAATATATGATTATCAATATTTTTAATAGATCTAATTCCAATAATTGTAGCATTTAACTCTTTCCATAAATCTTTATACTCTTCTATTAATTGACCTACAACCAATAAGATATTTTTATTATTTGCTTTTTTTATTAACTTCCAGTTATAATCTACAATTTTTAAATTTTCAATAATATTATCAATATTTATATTCTCTCCACCTCGTGGAAATCTTATAAATGTAGGTTTATCTAACCCTTTTTTAAAAGAAGTATAAATCATATTAGCTAAATCTTGAGCATTTAATGGTGTGTAGATTTCAATATCAGGAATTAAACGCAAATAAGAAATATCAAAAACTCCATGATGTGTAGGGCCATCTTCACCGACTATTCCAGCTCTATCTAATAAAAATAAGACAGGAATTTTTTGTAAAGCAATATCATGTACAATAGAGTCAAAAGCTCTTTGCATGAATGTGGAGTATATATCAACCACGCTAAATATTCCAGACAATCTTACGGCACCTGCAGCTGTAACAATTGAAGGTTCAGTAATACCTAAGTCTATCACTTTTTCTGGAAAATTATCTTTTAGTATATTTAAACCGGTTCCGTTTTCCATAGCAGCAGTAAAGGTTATAAAATTATGATTTTTAGCTAAAAAATTTAATGTATGTCCAACAACTTTAGAATAAGAAATATTTTTTTCTATTTTATTGCTAATACCATGAAACTTTGTTGGATTTTCTTCAGCAAAAGACAATCCTTTCCCCTTTATTGTTTTAAGATGTAAAATACAAGGGCCATCATTATAATTTTTTATAAACTCCAAATAATGTTCTAATTTTTTTATATTATGGCCATCGACAGGTCCATAATATTTTATACCCATATCTTCAAAAATTCCTAATGTGTTATTATATACAGTATGTTTAATTCCATCTTTTAATTTTTTCAAAACACCTTCAATATCTTGACCAACTTCTGTAACTTCTAAGGATTCTTTTAGTTTTTCCTTAAAATTGTAGTAATCATAAGAAATTCTAACTTTGTTTAGTAATTTTGCTAATGCACCAACATTTGGTGAAATAGACATTTCATTATTTAATAAAATTATTTTCATATTTGAATTAATGGATTTTAATTGATTTAATGATTCTAAAACCATTCCACTTGTCATAGCGCCATCGCCAAGTATTGCGATAACATTTTTTTCAATATGTTGTTTTTTAAATCCTAATTCATAACCCAGAGCTACAGCAATAGATGTTCCGGCATGCCCTGCGCCAAAATAATCATATTTACTTTCGAAAATATTTGTAAAACCACTAATTCCATTTTTTTGCCTTAAAGTTTTAAAACTCCCCCAACGACCTGTTAAGAGTTTGTGCGTATAAGCTTGATGACTCGTATCCCATATAATAATATCTTCTTCCGGGTCAAAAATTCTATATAAAGCTAAAGTTAATTCCACAGTTCCTAAATTCGAAGCCAAATGCCCCGTGTTTTTTGTTACGGTATTGTATATATATTCTCTAATTCTTTTTGAAAATTTTTCTAATTGATTATAATCCATTTTACGAATCGCATTATACAATGGTTTTTCATTCATTAAATCACCTCTATAAACGTTTAAACTCTTTTTTAGCAATTCTATCAAGAATACCATTAATAAATTTTGCGCTACTTTTATTTGAATATTTTTTAGCCAATTCAACAGCTTCATCCAAAATTACTTTTGGCGGTATATCTTGCCTGTTTTTTAATTCAAAAATAGATAATCTTAAAATTGATTTTTCTATATTAGCAATTCTATCAAATTCCCAATTTAATAAATATTTTTTTATTAAATTGTCATATTCTTCTTTGTTATTATATATATTTTGTAAATATATTTCAGCTTCCTCAATGAGGTTTTGAGGGACCTTTTTGTTGCTTAAAAGGTCCCTCAATAAATTTAATATTTCTTCATAAGATATGTTTTCATTAAATTCTAATTGAAAAATACTTTTTAATACAGATTCCCTAACTTTTCTTCTTGATGAAATCAATTTTCAACACTCCCATTGTCATCTTCAATAATTTTGTTTTCTTCTTCATCGATTATAATATTGTTTTCTTCTATAACTTCAGGTATTTTTTCAATTTCTTCAATATTTTCTTCGGAAGAAGAGACAATTAAACCATCCAAAACAATGTCAATATTTCTTACAGGCACTTCAGTCATTTTTTCAACTTCTGATTTTAAAAAATTTTGTAAATCTTTTGCGAATTTTATTATGCTAGCTCCATATTTTGCTTTTGTTTTAATGTAAACAGAAATTGTTTCATCATCATTTTCAACAATTTTAATCATTTTAGAAATATCTTTTTCATTTAAATCAATTTCAGGCACCTGTTCTTTAAAAAAAAGTTGATAAGATTTCATGGCCAATTCCTTTAAAGCGTTATCTGAAAAAGAAAGTTCGCCAAATTGATTATTTTCATTAATGGCCATATTTCCCCTCCTTTCAGGCTCTTTCAATATATTCCCCGGTTCTTGTATCAATCTTAACTTTTTGCCCAACTTCAACAAAGAATGGAACTGTTGTTTTTAATCCTGTTTCCAATTTTGCAGGTTTTCCACCACCGGAAGCAGTATCTCCTTTGAAATTAGGCTCTGTTTCTACAACTTCTAATATAACTACTGTAGGCAACACTATTCCAACAGGTTTTTCATCATAGAATGTTAAAGTTACTTCCAGATTATCAATTAAAAAATCTTTAGCGTCTGAAACATCTTCTTCTGATAGTAAATATTGTTCATAAGTATTTAAGTCCATAAAAACATAATTATCTCCATCATGATATAGATATTCCGCTGGTCTATAATCTAAAGCAGCTTCTTCAACTTTTTCACCAGAATTGAAATTTTTGTCTATTACGTAACCAGTTTTTAAATTTTTTAATTTAGTTTTAATTATTCCACTACCTCTACCAGTAAAGTGTTTTTGCATACCTAAAACTCTATATAATTCACCGTCTATTAAAATAATCATACCTTTTTTTAAATCGCCAACCACTACCATATTTTTCATTCCTCCTACTTCAATAATTAAGAAATATATGTAATATTTACGAAATAATAATTAGATTCTTATCAAATGATGTTAAAACTTCACATCCATCTTCAGTAATTAAAATATCATCTTCTATTCTTACACCAAATTCACCAGGTAAATAGATTCCAGGTTCTATTGTTATAACATCTCCTACTTTAGAAACAGCTTCAGATATCTTAGAAACTCTTGGATTTTCATGAACTTCTAATCCTAAACCATGTCCTAAACTATGTGTAAAATATTCACCATATCCACCTTTAGAAATTATATCACGAGCAATTTTATCTAAATCACTATATTTCATTCCAGCTTTAGCAGCATCAATAGCAGCTTTTTGTGCTTTTAAAACTAATTCATATATTTCTCTTTGTTTTGGTGATATTTTGTTTACAGCTACCGTTCTTGTGATATCTGAATTATAACCATAAGCATAAGCTCCGAAATCTATAACGATTAATTCACCTTCAAATATTTTTTTATTTGAAGCTATGCCATGAGGCAAAGCACCACGTGGTCCAGAAGCAACTATTGTTTCAAAAGCATAATTATCAGCGCCAATTAATTTCATATTATATTCTAACTTCGCAGCAAATTCTTTTTCTGTCATTCCTATATAAAAAGAATCTAATGTTTCTTCTAAAGCTCTTTCCGCAATTTCTGCCGCATTTTTAATAAAAGTAACTTCTTTTTTTGATTTTATCCTTCTCATCTCAATAATTAACTCTTCTGCTGGAATAAATTCATAATCTTCAAAGCTTTTTAGTACCTTTAAATATATATTTGTGGAAACATTATTTGATTCAAATCCAATTTTGGATCCTTTTTTTACATCGAAAATATCTTTTAATGCTTCAGATAATTTGCTCTTAAAAAGAAGTGGTTTTATTCCTGTTTCTTTTTCGGCTTGTTCTAAATATCTCCCATCGGTTAAAAAAGATATATGGTCGTGAGTAATATAAATTACGGAAAATGAACCTGTAAAACCAGTTAAATAATAGGAAGATGGCTTTGAAGAACCCTCGATGTTAATAACTAAATAAGCATCTAGACCCTTTGACAACATTTTTCTTCTTAATTCTTTTATTCTGTTTTCAAACATTCGGAAATCCCCTTTCTAAAATTTTTTAGGTACATCACCCAGATTATTATACCATAGAATTAAAAAAGTTTTAATTGATTTTTATTTTTACTAAATTTTTTTTGTTTAATTTTTTTCATACTTTTTAATTTTTCTTCAAAAGCTGTTTTATTAGAAATCTCATTCATAACTTCTTTTGCTCTTAATACAACTTCATTTGGAATTCCAGCTAATTTAGCAACTTCAATACCATAGCTCTTATCACTAATACCATCTTCAATTTTATGTAAAAATATTATACCAGATTCAGTTTCTAAAACCTTTACTCTTTTATTAATAATTCCATCATAAAAATCATTTAACATAGTCAATTCCATATAATGTGTAGCGAAAATAGTATAAGATTTTAAAACTTGATAAATGTATTCGGATGTTGCCCAAGCGACACTAATACCATCTATAGTTCCAGTACCTCTTCCAACCTCATCCAGAAGTATCAA
The Marinitoga hydrogenitolerans DSM 16785 genome window above contains:
- a CDS encoding endonuclease MutS2; translated protein: MNQKTYKDLEIKKILENISKFAISEYGKNYIVNNFKYIKDYDLLKTEYEILEEFINFTTKNGEFDLRGIPSIYTEIDKLKNNIYLSSIEYKKISDFLSQSINILEENKKLLNGYNKLEKIIYSIPNTSNLVKLIEKSIDQDGNIKDTASDNLRKLRKKIENTKKNLYSSLKKIISKYHKYISLEQPTLKNNRYCIVIRSEHKNKIDGNIIAYSDTGVSVYIEPYEIGKLNSELSDLIASEKAEITRILGQIFLETTKNLYNITKTINTIEYIDGLNAKFRYSKKMGYVFSLPDKNNHIIYLDGIRHPLIEKEKVIPVNLKLPENKLGMIITGPNTGGKTVVLKSVGLSIVLSHALLPIPVYSAKIPFFKNVFTDIGDEQSIEQTLSTFSAHLNNVKYILDNANENSLVLIDELGTGTDPIEGSALALAIIEKLIELKSTFFITSHLSAVKIFSIENTNLLSASMGFDKETLSPTYKLLVGVPGASHAIDIAEKLGLPEDVLLKASNFLSKEQVFDEKILENLTQIYEELEKEKEAHKTKHKEVVILKQDLEKKLELLRKKEIEKIDNEIKKYKDYLRKLKKDIDLYINTLKKEKDLNKIRDLSKKIENKKSELNELKINIKNTPKKDIKIGDIVNISGEKAKIVNIKGEKILVKFINKPFELSVSINDIKFEKERLKNSITSINQIPIIKNVKNEIDIRGMTVEEALPDVEKFISDLSASNSNGGYIIHGKGTGKLALGIWNFLRNNKRVKSFRLGNDKEGGTGVTFIEVK
- the dxs gene encoding 1-deoxy-D-xylulose-5-phosphate synthase translates to MNEKPLYNAIRKMDYNQLEKFSKRIREYIYNTVTKNTGHLASNLGTVELTLALYRIFDPEEDIIIWDTSHQAYTHKLLTGRWGSFKTLRQKNGISGFTNIFESKYDYFGAGHAGTSIAVALGYELGFKKQHIEKNVIAILGDGAMTSGMVLESLNQLKSINSNMKIILLNNEMSISPNVGALAKLLNKVRISYDYYNFKEKLKESLEVTEVGQDIEGVLKKLKDGIKHTVYNNTLGIFEDMGIKYYGPVDGHNIKKLEHYLEFIKNYNDGPCILHLKTIKGKGLSFAEENPTKFHGISNKIEKNISYSKVVGHTLNFLAKNHNFITFTAAMENGTGLNILKDNFPEKVIDLGITEPSIVTAAGAVRLSGIFSVVDIYSTFMQRAFDSIVHDIALQKIPVLFLLDRAGIVGEDGPTHHGVFDISYLRLIPDIEIYTPLNAQDLANMIYTSFKKGLDKPTFIRFPRGGENINIDNIIENLKIVDYNWKLIKKANNKNILLVVGQLIEEYKDLWKELNATIIGIRSIKNIDNHILNLYIKNDVNVITIEENSLKGGFNEEIKTYILKNNISCNLFTFGIDDFFIPQGTRKELLDEFVVKPEKLKNIILSSEKVK
- the nusB gene encoding transcription antitermination factor NusB translates to MISSRRKVRESVLKSIFQLEFNENISYEEILNLLRDLLSNKKVPQNLIEEAEIYLQNIYNNKEEYDNLIKKYLLNWEFDRIANIEKSILRLSIFELKNRQDIPPKVILDEAVELAKKYSNKSSAKFINGILDRIAKKEFKRL
- a CDS encoding Asp23/Gls24 family envelope stress response protein encodes the protein MAINENNQFGELSFSDNALKELAMKSYQLFFKEQVPEIDLNEKDISKMIKIVENDDETISVYIKTKAKYGASIIKFAKDLQNFLKSEVEKMTEVPVRNIDIVLDGLIVSSSEENIEEIEKIPEVIEENNIIIDEEENKIIEDDNGSVEN
- the efp gene encoding elongation factor P, encoding MVVVGDLKKGMIILIDGELYRVLGMQKHFTGRGSGIIKTKLKNLKTGYVIDKNFNSGEKVEEAALDYRPAEYLYHDGDNYVFMDLNTYEQYLLSEEDVSDAKDFLIDNLEVTLTFYDEKPVGIVLPTVVILEVVETEPNFKGDTASGGGKPAKLETGLKTTVPFFVEVGQKVKIDTRTGEYIERA
- a CDS encoding M24 family metallopeptidase, with translation MFENRIKELRRKMLSKGLDAYLVINIEGSSKPSSYYLTGFTGSFSVIYITHDHISFLTDGRYLEQAEKETGIKPLLFKSKLSEALKDIFDVKKGSKIGFESNNVSTNIYLKVLKSFEDYEFIPAEELIIEMRRIKSKKEVTFIKNAAEIAERALEETLDSFYIGMTEKEFAAKLEYNMKLIGADNYAFETIVASGPRGALPHGIASNKKIFEGELIVIDFGAYAYGYNSDITRTVAVNKISPKQREIYELVLKAQKAAIDAAKAGMKYSDLDKIARDIISKGGYGEYFTHSLGHGLGLEVHENPRVSKISEAVSKVGDVITIEPGIYLPGEFGVRIEDDILITEDGCEVLTSFDKNLIIIS